In one Melopsittacus undulatus isolate bMelUnd1 chromosome 4, bMelUnd1.mat.Z, whole genome shotgun sequence genomic region, the following are encoded:
- the SPRED1 gene encoding sprouty-related, EVH1 domain-containing protein 1 isoform X2 → MTRDDSSGGWLPLGGGGLSCVTVFKVIPQEENSCADFLIHGERLRDKTVVLECTLKKDLVYNKVTPTFYHWKIDDKKFGLTFQSPADARAFDRGIRRAVEDISQGYPPSQNDVEVAEDCFQTTQENTSSSLMKDHLFQHETVVTSEPYSSANIRPSAFEDFNTRRACFPSQPNQVPLKSIRHVSFQDEDEIVRINPRDILIRRYADYRHPDMWKNDLERDDTDSNIPFSKSDSKKSDYLYPCGDGTKLNSLKDSKSSVVFKTQPSSSKFKNSKRRKEDGERSRCIYCQERFNHEDNGRGKCQDAPDPIKRCIYQVSCMLCAESMLYHCMSDSEGDFSDPCSCDTSDDKFCLRWLALVALSFIAPCMCCYLPLRACHHCGEVCGCCGGKHKAAG, encoded by the exons ATGACCCGGGATGACTCAAGTGGTGGATGGTTACCACTTGGAGGGGGTGGACTAAGCTGTGTCACAGTCTTCAAAGTCATTCCCCAGGAAGAGAATAGCTGTGCTGATTTTCTTATCCATGGAGAACGACTCAGGGATAAAACG GTGGTCTTGGAATGCACGTTAAAGAAGGACCTTGTTTACAACAAAGTTACTCCTACTTTTTACCACTGGAAGATTGATGACAAAAAGTTTGGCCTCACATTTCAGAGTCCTGCTGATGCAAGAGCATTTGATAGAGGTATTCGGAGAGCAGTAGAGGATATTTCTCAAG GTTATCCACCCTCCCAAAATGATGTTGAAGTGGCAGAAGACTGCTTTCAG ACTACTCAAGAAAATACGTCAAGTTCATTAATGAAAGATCACCTTTTCCAACACGAAACTGTAGTAACCAGTGAACCTTACAGTAGTGCAAATATAAGGCCTTCAGCATTTGAGGATTTCAACACCAGGAGAGCCTGTTTTCCTAGCCAACCTAACCAG GTGCCACTGAAGTCAATCAGACATGTTAGTTTTCAGGATGAAGATGAAATTGTTAGGATAAACCCTCGTGACATTTTGATACGTCGTTATGCAGACTACAGGCATCCTGACATGTGGAAGAACGACCTGGAGAGGGATGACACAGACTCAAATATACCATTTTCTAAATCAGACAGTAAAAAATCTGACTATTTATACCCATGTGGGGATGGAACTAAGTTGAATTCCCTGAAAGACTCAAAGAGTTCTGTGGTATTTAAAACTCAGCCTTCCTCATCAAAATTTAAAAactcaaaaagaagaaaagaggatgGTGAGCGTTCCCGCTGTATATACTGCCAGGAGAGGTTTAATCATGAAGATAATGGCAGAGGAAAATGTCAAGATGCGCCAGATCCTATTAAAAGATGTATCTACCAAGTTAGTTGCATGCTTTGCGCAGAGAGCATGCTTTATCACTGCATGTCAGACTCTGAAGGAGATTTTTCTGATCCTTGCTCATGTGACACTAGTGATGACAAGTTCTGCTTACGCTGGTTAGCACTGGTGGCACTCTCGTTCATTGCTCCATGTATGTGCTGCTACCTCCCCTTGAGAGCATGCCATCACTGCGGTGAggtgtgtgggtgctgtggagGAAAGCATAAAGCTGCAGGATGA
- the SPRED1 gene encoding sprouty-related, EVH1 domain-containing protein 1 isoform X1: MSEETATSNNDNSYARVRAVVMTRDDSSGGWLPLGGGGLSCVTVFKVIPQEENSCADFLIHGERLRDKTVVLECTLKKDLVYNKVTPTFYHWKIDDKKFGLTFQSPADARAFDRGIRRAVEDISQGYPPSQNDVEVAEDCFQTTQENTSSSLMKDHLFQHETVVTSEPYSSANIRPSAFEDFNTRRACFPSQPNQVPLKSIRHVSFQDEDEIVRINPRDILIRRYADYRHPDMWKNDLERDDTDSNIPFSKSDSKKSDYLYPCGDGTKLNSLKDSKSSVVFKTQPSSSKFKNSKRRKEDGERSRCIYCQERFNHEDNGRGKCQDAPDPIKRCIYQVSCMLCAESMLYHCMSDSEGDFSDPCSCDTSDDKFCLRWLALVALSFIAPCMCCYLPLRACHHCGEVCGCCGGKHKAAG; the protein is encoded by the exons TAATAGTTATGCACGAGTGCGAGCTGTGGTGATGACCCGGGATGACTCAAGTGGTGGATGGTTACCACTTGGAGGGGGTGGACTAAGCTGTGTCACAGTCTTCAAAGTCATTCCCCAGGAAGAGAATAGCTGTGCTGATTTTCTTATCCATGGAGAACGACTCAGGGATAAAACG GTGGTCTTGGAATGCACGTTAAAGAAGGACCTTGTTTACAACAAAGTTACTCCTACTTTTTACCACTGGAAGATTGATGACAAAAAGTTTGGCCTCACATTTCAGAGTCCTGCTGATGCAAGAGCATTTGATAGAGGTATTCGGAGAGCAGTAGAGGATATTTCTCAAG GTTATCCACCCTCCCAAAATGATGTTGAAGTGGCAGAAGACTGCTTTCAG ACTACTCAAGAAAATACGTCAAGTTCATTAATGAAAGATCACCTTTTCCAACACGAAACTGTAGTAACCAGTGAACCTTACAGTAGTGCAAATATAAGGCCTTCAGCATTTGAGGATTTCAACACCAGGAGAGCCTGTTTTCCTAGCCAACCTAACCAG GTGCCACTGAAGTCAATCAGACATGTTAGTTTTCAGGATGAAGATGAAATTGTTAGGATAAACCCTCGTGACATTTTGATACGTCGTTATGCAGACTACAGGCATCCTGACATGTGGAAGAACGACCTGGAGAGGGATGACACAGACTCAAATATACCATTTTCTAAATCAGACAGTAAAAAATCTGACTATTTATACCCATGTGGGGATGGAACTAAGTTGAATTCCCTGAAAGACTCAAAGAGTTCTGTGGTATTTAAAACTCAGCCTTCCTCATCAAAATTTAAAAactcaaaaagaagaaaagaggatgGTGAGCGTTCCCGCTGTATATACTGCCAGGAGAGGTTTAATCATGAAGATAATGGCAGAGGAAAATGTCAAGATGCGCCAGATCCTATTAAAAGATGTATCTACCAAGTTAGTTGCATGCTTTGCGCAGAGAGCATGCTTTATCACTGCATGTCAGACTCTGAAGGAGATTTTTCTGATCCTTGCTCATGTGACACTAGTGATGACAAGTTCTGCTTACGCTGGTTAGCACTGGTGGCACTCTCGTTCATTGCTCCATGTATGTGCTGCTACCTCCCCTTGAGAGCATGCCATCACTGCGGTGAggtgtgtgggtgctgtggagGAAAGCATAAAGCTGCAGGATGA